One Hoplias malabaricus isolate fHopMal1 chromosome 12, fHopMal1.hap1, whole genome shotgun sequence genomic window, CTATCATTGGGTGATGCTTCAGACATTGATTGATAGTACTccaaaaatcaaatcaaatcaaatatatttgtttagtgCTTTGTAAAActaatgttgtcacaaagcagcttcacagaattccagtaaagacaaagttttgacatgaaatataaaaatctgAAGACTGTAAACGTCCCCCTCGTGAGCGAGGCCAGGGCAACAGTGGGATGGAGACTCTGtctgagctgaggaagaaaccttgggaggaacccggGCTCACACCGGGGGAGACctaccctcctctggtcaatctactggtgataacagttaggagtctgtggaaacttcagtgtaggggcagctccaaggcagtTAGTAGTAGTGGCTGGAGCGTGgacagctggtctgaagcgtggagcaggagctcgacagtcatccatcagagTCCAGatggacaggtgggcagtcgtttactcggaaaaaggtagagggatggagttagttgtgatctgtttgggtgaatgtaaagcagagaatgtgaacatttccagagtgtggctaatgactccggcagatctgactatgacagctttaactaaacgCGGACGCAGGAGCTTCCTGAAACACTCCCTGCGCTCCACTGTCGACAAAAGGGCCTCGCTCTCTGGGTGGATAGAACTGCCCTCCTTTTCTGCTCTTCAGAAGCATAGTGCTAGCCAGTGCAAGGGTCTGTTACCTGGcatgacagatctggacagttagCGTTCTCCTTCAAGTATGTTGAGCTGTCCATAGGTGCTGTGTTATTAGTAAGTCAAAAAGATGTGCTTGTCTCAGGGGAAGCATATGCTTGCTCTCACCCTCCCAGGTTGTTGGCATTATGTGTGATTGGAGGAGTCTTTGTTATCAGGTGGAATTTGTGGTGACTAAATTGGAGagaaatttttttaatttcttttttaagaCAAAAAAGTCAGTGAGAGTGGTTGCTTCCAAAAGTCCAGTCACAGAAATGACATAAAATGCACCTTAATGTGCATCTtagcattaaaaatgaatgattttcTCCTTTAACCTAAGATGAATACAACAGGAAATGCACTTGGTTATTTGTGTTGGCTAAATCTGTCTAATTTATCAATCCACCCCTTTTCCAGAGCTCAGAGTACCCAGTCATCTTGTCTATTGAAAACCGATGCAGTGTGGAGCAGCAGAAAGTCATGGCTCAGCTCTTAAAAGATATCTTAGGTGATATGCTGTTGAGGACTCCATTGGATGGTAAAGTCCCAAGTGTGCTGCCATCTCCAGAGGTGAGAAATCGTTTTGGCTCTCTGTGGTAGCTAGTAGCTGTTTTAAACTCTATAAGACCACACCTCTCACTTATTTATGGATGTCTGATTATCATATACTCATCATGATTTATTTACTGACATTGAATTTTCGTATCATAATGGGTTCTGTTAGCATGAAGAGTTAAACTGACCGACATAATACAGGAGTATATGCCCTAAAACAGATATTGGATCAAATGGATATTAGTTGAAAGTGTCTgtcagtattttattataaaaaatgctttggtttttttttgcataaatgTCCATATGTTTCAGGATCTGAAAGGGAAAATCCTGGTGAAAGGGAAGAAGATTGGGGGACTAGAGGATGCAGACAATCCAGTAACAGGTGAAGTGAGTGATGAAGAGGACTCTGCAGAACTGCGTAGAGACAGCCTGACAACGGAGAGCATGCCATCCGAGAGCAAGGTACGCATAGTATGCATCTGTTACATTCTCCAGCAATAATAAcgttaataaaaaatatgtattaacaCCAGCTTGTTTTGGTCTCACTATATTATTTATAGTCCTTTTTGTATATGGCTTCACATATGTGTTTTAAACATAGGATTTAGGATCATGGCTTATAAAATACCTTATGCCATCAATGTCACAGCTACTGAGCTTGATACTGTTGGATGATACAGATTGAATGTGCTCTTGTACAACAGGTTATGGACCGACATCTGCCTATTATTATAATGAGAGAAATGATTGGGATAAAGATTAGGGTTAGGTGAGAGTGATTGCGAAACAGTGGATTAAACATATACAAACCAGCTATGGGTGGGTTGTCCAAATAAAATCCACATTTTCTGTCCAATCCTCTTTGGCATGAAATATTAGGTAAATGTTTCACACGTTTCTTCTTTATTGATGACTAGAAATCAAAGCGAAGTCTAACTAAGGAGCTTTCAGACCTCGTCATATACTGCAAGAATGAGAACTTCAGCAACTTTGAACATTCACGCATCAACGGCAAGCAATACGACATCTCCTCCTTCTCTGAATCCAAAGCCCGTAAACTGATCAAGGAAGCTGGTAAGCTCAGAAATACATTTATCGCAGATCCTGGTcatcaaaaacaaaatactgtGTTGTTACCTTTAGTTGTAACCTTTAGCAACACGCAATAAAATAACTGttgttttaaactttaaagtaatttgtaaatttaaaatttgAAACATACTCCAAAAAAGTGGGGAAAGAGgttgtttaccactgtgtgacaTCACCTCCActtttaattacattgtttaattatttgGTAAATGAAGATACCAACTGTCAACATTTTGTGAGTGAAATTGGTGCCCGTTTTTGCTTGATGCAAGACTTCAGCTGCTTAAGACGGTGCCTGATTCGCCGCAGGTGatagatctggactgcaggcggGTCATTCAAGTACACACTCTTGTGTGCACAAAGACACATTCTTAAAGTACATATAAAACgaggcttggcattgtcttgctgaagtATCTTCCCATGAACTTCCCATTATAAAATGTTATCTTAATGGCGTCTCCGATGTTCAATTCCACATCAACTGCTACTCGAAATGTCACCCACGCCGTCGTCACCAATGTACTTCTCATACCATGAGGGACTGGATGGTCCCTTGCATCATTAGCACAGAACATACAATGCTCTCTGGCATAAAGTGATGtgcatttacatattttttgcaTGCAAAGAATGCTCCTTTGGCGAATGCTCCTTTTATATTTGCCTGCAAAGCACAATTAAGTTGTTCAGAGAAACAcaggaaatattttctttgtacatttgtcagataaataaaatagagaatttaaaaagttacacattgtattgcattttacaaaatgtcccagcttttctggatatttggtttgtattttatacttgaacattttaaaatcctccTAACCCCTTCTGCTTTCTTTTATGACGTTTTATACGTCCACAGCTGTTGAATTTATTCAGCACAATGCAAGGCAGTTTACCAGAGTGTATCCTAGTGGCCTAAGGACAGACTCCTCAAACTACTGCCCCCAAGACATGTGGAATGTAGGGTGTCAAATGGGTAAGGCAACAACAAATGTAATTTAAGTGAAGCTAAATTATCAGTAGAAGTATGAATTAGGTATAATTTAATTGTGGAAATTAGCCAAAACCTGTGATCTTTCTTCACAAATCAATCTAAGAGACTTAAACTGAAAGAGTTCTTAAACTGTAAATTGCTTAAAAGCAAAACTGAATTATGTGCTAATGTGTCTGATTCACAGTGGCTTTAAACTTCCAAACAGCGGGACTGGAAATGGACCTTAATGACGGTCTCTTTAGTCAGAATAACTGCTGCGGATATGTCCTGAAACCTGAGGTCCTGCGCAACAGTGATCAACATTTCAACCCAGAGAGACCTCAGGACCGCAAGGATTACTGCCCCCTCATCCTTACTATTCAGGCAATGAAAGATTGACTAATCAGTTTTAATCTAGGCTTGCATAACTTGACTGAGACAAATAtaactaaaaatattacacatctGATCCCTTGGTGATTTGTATTTAGGTAATAAGCGGCCAGCAGCTTCCCAAAGTAAACAACAAGGAAGGCTCCATTGTGGACCCTTTCGTAAGAGTAGAAATATATGGCGTTCCTCCCGACCAGACTAAACAGGAGACCAGCTACATCGAAAACAACGGTGAGCAACAGTGATCTCAAAAACATTTCCACATGAAAAAAGATGCTggaaaacttttttaaaaatgaattgatACAATTTTGTTTACACGAATCATGAGATTACTGTTCCCTTTTTGTATTTCTCTTCTGTGCAGGACTCAACCCGTGCTGGAATGAAACACTTGTGTTTGCTGTCCATAGTCCTGAGATTGCCCTTGTCCGCTTTGTTGTAGAGGACTATGATAAGGCGACCAAGAATGACTTTATAGGGCAGTACACACTGCCTTTCTCCTGCATACAGTCAGGTGAGTTTGCAATCAGGACAGAGCCATTCCACTCAAACTAATATAAACTCAATAAACtaaattaattagttaataatAAACTAGCTACAAAccataaatgattttttttttcatccctGCAGGTTACCGCCATATTCATCTTTTATCAAAAGATGGCACGAGTATTTGTCCCTCTTCTCTCTTTGTGCACATTAATATTACAGAGGCGTCTTAGGACAAGCTCCAGTGTAATCAATTCCCAAAAACAACAATCATTTCACACCTTGGTAAACATATATCCTGTGTTGCTGTGCGCACGTATAAAACCGATTATGTGTTTAGACGTCATACTGCTGAAGCATTTCTAGGTTGTTGCTGCTTTGCACATCatgaaatattaaagaaaataaagaaaccaCAGGCTTTAATATTCAAGTTATATTGCTTTGTCAAGAGATACAGTAAAAAACAAATTGATATAAAGTAACTAAAAGAGTAGCCATGATGTGTTGTCAGTGTAGTGCCTTCTCTGCTGTACAACCCCCTGAGTTAGCAGTCTTGGTATATCCAACCACCCACTCCAGAACTGTAGATTCAACTGAAGCATTAATATATGTTCATGCTATAGGACTATTTCTATGAAGCAGTGCAGACTTACATAAGTTGTAAAATATGTAGTTGTAGACCTTGTGAAGTAAGAGTTTTGAGGTTTTTAAGTGTCCGTATATcggttaaatgtttatttattgtctatttgttgtttttagattttgtttttctcaggATATCTATTCCCCTTCAATCTTGTGTTGTAGTAATTGCATCCTGGTGTATTTCTGTTTCCATATTAATGCTGTTATCTATAGTCTTATCATAATGGCATTCTTTGCACATATCTGTAGTTACTATAAATGATGTATTCATGTGAAAATTAGAAAAGAATGATCTAGAAATAACAGTTTAATACTGCAAGCAAGCTTTTTTTCCTCAATTTGTGGTAATTTGTATGTAGCACTGCCACTATACCACCATTCTCTTCAGGTAAAAGTATGAAACTATTTATTAAACCagcttttttaatgtgtttgttaaAATTGTCTTTAGGATATATACCtggatttgtttgaaaaattaCCAATAAAGTGAATGAAAATAGTTTCTCTACTCATATCTAAAAAAGACTCATCGCAGACAGCTGTAAACTAATCTGGTTTGCTAACGTTTTTGAGTGTAATCTACTTGTTtatatagtatttttttttattaaatgattGATGTGAGAACTAGGGTCCTTCTGCACAGGGTCAGGTGTAGAAATATTAGTCTACTTTGTACTTTATAATTGTAGATGCTGTTAAAGCATtcgttcattaattcattcattcattcattcgttttctgTAAGGGACGCATCCTGCTTAGGGTCACGGTAGGTTCACTAAGGGTCAGCAATCAATCTcagtgcatcacacacacacacagtcatccaGACATGAGAACAAAACACCAAAGTCCCTCACAGATAGTCAGCcgaggcagggtttgaacccacaactccagaaCCTTGGAGCCGTGTGATGGTGACACTACCTGAATTGCCACCGTGGGGCACGTGTATTTTAGTCTaacagtgagtcagtcagttaAGGATATTAACTATTTTTAGCTGTCCACTTAGTGATCCGGCAGTGACCTCAATACGTGATTTTGACACTTTACATGTGATGAATTAATTGATTTTCCCTTTAAATATCTAAGTGTTTACAACAAACATATATTAATTCAGCTAAAAGGCATTAAATCAGGTTCACATGAGTGGATGTTCGTCACAAGATTGTCACAATGACCTTTTCTGTAATGAAAAACGCTAGGATGTAAAACTGAAAGGATATAAAGTCAGACTAATTTTCTTCAGTtgcattttctttctctgtaaCACCACAACTGTTTGTCTGCAACTCTTCTTTTAACAAAAGACGGGCTTGTTGCAAAAGGACAGTGGGAGCATCAGGGTCCTTCTCTACTCCACCCTGCATGGGCTGATCTGGGTGGTGCCTACGCAAGTGTTTCACCACTTGGAACTTTTGCTTGGCCTGGTAGGGACAGTGGAGGCAGCGGAAGGGCAGCTGATTAGTATGAGAGAGGTAGTGGTGGCGGAGACCAGCAGGCCACCGGAAACACTTCTGACATATGGAGCACACGTAGGGCCGATCATCACTGTGCTTCTTCTGGTGTGTCTTGAGCAGGAAGCGGGTCTTGAAACCCTTGCCACACTTTTCACAGATGAAGGCACGTACGTCTCTATGACGAGTCTCACAGTGGACACGTAGGGCATCAGATCTGTTTGTGCGATATTCACATTCCTCACATGCATATGATTTGGTTCCTTTTATAACACAAAAAAGATATTATTGTAGGGTTATTAAATAGCTTTTACATGATTATGTgatttttatatgtccaatgcAGGGAAATTAGTCTAGTTTTCGGTCCTGGGTTTCGCAGTTACAGTAACAGTTCAATTACCAGTGAATTACCTAGGACTGAAAACTAAATTCAAGGTGAGCATTTGGTCTGTTGCGTAGTAAATACATAGAGAATCTTCCAGAAGGTGATTACCTGTATGTTTGGTCATGTGGTACTTTAACTGGTTTACCCATTTACATTTGTAACCACACTCTGGACAGAGATATTTGCGCTCATCCTGGTGAATCCTCATGTGATACTGAAAAATCACAACAATATTTTTAGAACAGAATGTCAATTAACTCATGAAACACTGATGCTGTTCAAACATAAACATTAGGTTGCTCAATATTTCAATTCTAAAAACATCAACGTTGTTAGGCATGGTGTTCAAATTAAGTGCTCTTGCCACTGTACAAAGTTTACACTGATACATGGTTTGGTGTGGGTGTAATTCATAATGTTTCCTACCTTAAGTCGAGACGGATCAGCGCAGGCATAGCTGCACTTCTCACAGTGATATGGTTTTTCACCTGTGTGAATGCGCATGTGCCAGGTGATTTTCTGTCTGTTCTGGGTTGAGAATTCACATTCAGTGCACTTGTAGAGACGTGTACCACCATGTGAACGAATGTGCTGATCAAACACCAGCTGATGGACACAAGAAAAGCCACAAATGTCACACTTAAGGTTTTTTTCCTCCTGACAGCCTCCTTCGTGCTCATCCAAGATGTGATGGATGAGCTGCAGCCTCTTTCCAGTAGTGAAAGGACAATCCGGGCATTTCTGGGTGAGGGAGACCTTACGTTGCTTTTCTTGTGAGTTGGCGTCCTCTTTTTGAGAATGTTCATGTTGCACATGGGTTTTTAGGATAGCCTTACTGTTGCATATGAAGCCACACTTGTTGCAGTGTTGGCTGATGGCAGCCTCATGGGTTCGTTTACAGTGCTGTTTCAAGGCAATTTCAGAGCTGAAGCGGGCCTCACACTGGTTGCAATGGTACTTTAATTCACCTGTGTGGCAGCTGACTGTATGTCGACTAATATCGGTTGGGTTGTAGGCTTTGTAGTCACAAAGAGAACAAAAATGAGTAGCTTGTCTGTCATGGATCCGCTGACGATGCAGCCGTAGTTTGGACGAAGTGCCAAAAGTCTGATCGCAAAGTTCACAGCAGTGTCTACCAACACCAGTATGCATGGACTCATGAGCATCCAGACGGTGGCGCCGTGCTGTACTGAAATCACAGAAGCGGCAGCGGAACGGACGTGCACCCTCATGCTTCAGTGCCATGTGCTGTGTCATACACCGCTCTTGCTTGCAAGTGAAAGTACACAGCTTACAGCAAATCTGAGCTCGTTTGCCCTGTTTAATGTAATCATTTTTACTGTGAACCAGGACATGGTGACTGAGGGATTTCTTAGACCTGGCCACAAAAGAACATTGTTGGCATTGACTCTCGCCAGGCTTTAAACAGCCACGTATCTCATGGCTTTTTAATGCTCTTTTTTGTTGGCAAACAAATGGACAGTTTGGGCAGGAATATCGTGTTCTAGTGTTTACTAATTTCTCTTCCAAGTTTCTAACAACCATTCCATCTGCAGTTCCAACTAGCACTTCCCGCTTACGATCTAATTCACTGTGATCTTTCTCTGGCTCGTTTACAATCAGCTGACTTTTATCTGTGCTTCTAAAGCAGCTTGCACAGTGTCGATCTATTGTTGCTTTCCTGCtacaagaaaagaaacaaatctTGCAGGTGAACTTATCATTATTTTCCTGGTAACCACACGTTTCAACAGTTGCCGGTCCTAATCTTGTTGAAACAGAATCATGGTTAGTGTTCTTGTCCTCCAGGATGATCTTTGCCCTTTTATTTCCTACTGTGCTTTGAGCTTCATTGTCTTCACACTGATCTCTCACAGTGACAGGTGACGATGAGCATTCAGTCTCATTATTATTGTGGATGGTGTATGACCCCTGTGTATTTACATGATCTGTTATCTTCTCTGTAATTTTCCCAGCAGAGAACACCTTTATATTCTTTTGCACTGCACTGCATTTTCGGAGACGGTGGGTGTTAAAAGAACGTAACTGTTTGAAGCGCAAACCACAGTCCTGACAGTGGAGGGCTGCTTTCATAACCTGGCAGGATGATCTACAATGGCGCTCTAAAGCTGCTTGCTTGCGTGTCACATAAGAGCAGTGATCGCACCGATAAAGGTTTTCCTGGGTTTGGACCACCAGCATCTGCACTCTACCTTCCAGTATTAGTGCCTCGGCTTGGTCTTTGTCTTGTCTCCTCATAACCTGGAGCTGGGTTTCTGAACCTGTATCATCAGCTGAATGGGTTAATGAGGATGCAACTTGTTTAGTTACTAAGCTTTGGGTTCCTAGTAAAATCCCATTATCTCTGTCTACCACCAGCTCTTCAGTATCACTACCGTCCTCATGGTCTGAAACTTCCTCTTCACTTACAGACTCAACAGGGATCTGGGTAACACTGCATGTTGTGTGAGATACAGGGGAGGTATTAAAGGACATATCTGTGATTACCTGTTCTTTTGAGTCAGTACACAGGGGTCCTGTTTGTGCAGTATCAGTGCATGACACCGAGGTCAAAATATAACATTGCTCTTGGCCAGAGACCACTGGCACACCTTCACTGACCTTCACTGAATTTTCCATTTCACTGTTTGTCTGATCAACATCTGAACATCTGTCTTGGTGTTCTAAGATGACATCAGCAGTCACTGAATCATTCACTGATTCATAACTTAAATGAACACTAACATCATTTGTCGCAGTGATATTTTGTGACTCCTCTTGATCATGACCTCCAGAATCCCCTTGTTTTACTGCGGGTTCCTCGGCTATTTTCTGAGAGCCTACAACTTTAGAGTAAAAGTTATGCATCGGATCCACTGAACAGTTTTGTCTCTCCTTCTCTGCGTATAATTCCAGCCACTTCACATCACCAGGCACATACCCATGGGCTTTGCGCTTGTGCAGGAAGAGTCCGGTGTTGCTAAAGGTTGAGTATGAGCAGAGGGCACAACGAAATTCCCTTGTCCGAGTATGTCTGCAGTTTTCATGGTTGTGAAGAGCTTGACGATACTTTGTTGTGTATGCACAGAACTTGCACTGATAAACTGGAGGCTGGTGGTCTTCAGCTGAAGAGTGTTTGAgctgcatgtgtttgtggagtTCTGTCTTTCGCTTGCACGTATAAGCACACACCTCACAAATTAGTGTCTTGGATTGATGCCGGAGCTTATGGCTGTTCAACTGGTCAATGCGGTGACAACGGTACACGCACTGGTTACATTTGTACCTAAAATTGAAGACAGGAAATATCTTGAAATATAAATGTCACACAGAGATGAATAAGTGTTAGATGAAAACAGATAAGGAAATTATTGAACAAGAATTAAACCTACCTCAGATCACCAGTATGTTTGCGCATGTGGACATTCAGGTAATGCTTCCATTTGGTAACAtagccacactctgaacacatGTGCTGCTTGTCATCGGAATGTGTCAGCATATGCTTCGAGAGATATGTTTCATCCCGACATCTGAAGTCACATAATGTACATTTGTGGGGCTTTTCACCTGTGAGAAACAATTAGTAAATGTATGACCACCACAGATTCTAATACTatgctttacacacacacacac contains:
- the znf142 gene encoding zinc finger protein 142, which gives rise to MEEQKRNHSNEDQLQDILQNNNSEPNSAPNQEEAAKGIHDMCEKNKSAGSKKKSRKRNVQIHTSPLPQSATDAQNPQPKGQKKSSKRRKSSLHQEETSLNSVQDHVEEGTEHIFRTHICTECRRCFKTRSHLMEHMRLHFPDPNLQCPTCKHYFTSKSKLRVHMLRESGEKLHRCHMCDYSAVESNTLRRHLLSVHGHQGEDDSATDLYTCPTCKKSFGQSQTLKGHMKTHLKTDDGQPLPCLQKGCTFQCKEKKMLQRHLLNVHSIKATECRHHACTALFRSKEDMETHFRTHQAFHCTQCDFTCSNKSRFQQHKRQGHAGDTQLNCAFCPFTTFNPVEFDQHVGHLHANEKTHQCQECNFVTAHKRVLKRHMLLHTGEKPHKCTLCDFRCRDETYLSKHMLTHSDDKQHMCSECGYVTKWKHYLNVHMRKHTGDLRYKCNQCVYRCHRIDQLNSHKLRHQSKTLICEVCAYTCKRKTELHKHMQLKHSSAEDHQPPVYQCKFCAYTTKYRQALHNHENCRHTRTREFRCALCSYSTFSNTGLFLHKRKAHGYVPGDVKWLELYAEKERQNCSVDPMHNFYSKVVGSQKIAEEPAVKQGDSGGHDQEESQNITATNDVSVHLSYESVNDSVTADVILEHQDRCSDVDQTNSEMENSVKVSEGVPVVSGQEQCYILTSVSCTDTAQTGPLCTDSKEQVITDMSFNTSPVSHTTCSVTQIPVESVSEEEVSDHEDGSDTEELVVDRDNGILLGTQSLVTKQVASSLTHSADDTGSETQLQVMRRQDKDQAEALILEGRVQMLVVQTQENLYRCDHCSYVTRKQAALERHCRSSCQVMKAALHCQDCGLRFKQLRSFNTHRLRKCSAVQKNIKVFSAGKITEKITDHVNTQGSYTIHNNNETECSSSPVTVRDQCEDNEAQSTVGNKRAKIILEDKNTNHDSVSTRLGPATVETCGYQENNDKFTCKICFFSCSRKATIDRHCASCFRSTDKSQLIVNEPEKDHSELDRKREVLVGTADGMVVRNLEEKLVNTRTRYSCPNCPFVCQQKRALKSHEIRGCLKPGESQCQQCSFVARSKKSLSHHVLVHSKNDYIKQGKRAQICCKLCTFTCKQERCMTQHMALKHEGARPFRCRFCDFSTARRHRLDAHESMHTGVGRHCCELCDQTFGTSSKLRLHRQRIHDRQATHFCSLCDYKAYNPTDISRHTVSCHTGELKYHCNQCEARFSSEIALKQHCKRTHEAAISQHCNKCGFICNSKAILKTHVQHEHSQKEDANSQEKQRKVSLTQKCPDCPFTTGKRLQLIHHILDEHEGGCQEEKNLKCDICGFSCVHQLVFDQHIRSHGGTRLYKCTECEFSTQNRQKITWHMRIHTGEKPYHCEKCSYACADPSRLKYHMRIHQDERKYLCPECGYKCKWVNQLKYHMTKHTGTKSYACEECEYRTNRSDALRVHCETRHRDVRAFICEKCGKGFKTRFLLKTHQKKHSDDRPYVCSICQKCFRWPAGLRHHYLSHTNQLPFRCLHCPYQAKQKFQVVKHLRRHHPDQPMQGGVEKDPDAPTVLLQQARLLLKEELQTNSCGVTEKENATEEN